A single window of Liolophura sinensis isolate JHLJ2023 chromosome 6, CUHK_Ljap_v2, whole genome shotgun sequence DNA harbors:
- the LOC135468608 gene encoding histone H1-delta-like, with the protein MADTAAAPVAKAKKASKPKKPADHPKYSEMVKAAISGLKERGGSSRQKILKYIVSNYKVGDEKSVNTHLKVALRNGVKSGLLKQSKGTGAAGSFRLGDSAKKAPAKPKKKAAAKKPAAKKSPAKKPKVKKAKSPKKAAKKPAAKKATKKAAPKKPKATKKPAAKKPKAKKSPKKAAKKPAKK; encoded by the coding sequence ATGGCAGACACCGCAGCAGCTCCCGTGGCGAAAGCCAAGAAGGCCTCCAAGCCTAAGAAGCCCGCTGACCATCCCAAATACAGTGAGATGGTGAAGGCCGCAATCAGCGGACTGAAGGAAAGGGGAGGTTCATCCAGGCAGAAGATCCTCAAGTACATCGTGTCTAACTACAAGGTTGGtgatgagaaatctgttaaCACTCACTTGAAAGTCGCCCTCCGTAATGGAGTGAAATCCGGCCTGTTGAAACAGTCTAAGGGTACCGGAGCCGCCGGGTCTTTCAGATTGGGAGATTCCGCCAAGAAAGCACCTGCGAAACCCAAGAAGAAGGCCGCTGCCAAGAAACCAGCTGCCAAGAAGTCCCCTGCCAAGAAGCCAAAGGTAAAGAAAGCCAAATCCCCAAAGAAGGCCGCCAAAAAGCCCGCTGCTAAGAAGGCCACAAAGAAAGCCGCGCCAAAGAAGCCAAAGGCCACCAAGAAGCCAGCAGCTAAAAAGCCCAAGGCCAAGAAGTCTCCCAAGAAGGCGGCCAAAAAGCCAGCCAAGAAGTAA